Genomic segment of Coffea arabica cultivar ET-39 chromosome 1e, Coffea Arabica ET-39 HiFi, whole genome shotgun sequence:
ATACATGATGGGAAGGCATATTAAGATATGTAGTAACATATTATTTTTAGTATGATATTTCATTTACGCTCATCCCCATTGAATTAAGAGTGGATCTGTAGGTGTTTTGAATGAAACCATTGCATCCACACCTCCCATTCCACCAGACAATCCATAGTGCAAAAAAAGAATAGGAAacaaacaaataacaaaaagtTTCATTCTGTACTTGAGACATAGATTCGGCGAGCTGTCAACGACAAAAATGTCTGATCCATGGTCTGCATCAACTGCCCAGCTAGTAAGCCATGTCATTGCATGGAAATCTTCCTTGGTCAAACCGAGATTCAATATGTAGTTCTTATCTGCAATACAATCCAGCTCTGATCTCATGAAAAACTAATCAAGCCAAATAAGTGCAGATCGTGTAGAAACAATGCTCCATTTATTTGTAGAGAAGGGCCAAAGAAATTACTTATGTAGTGTTTCCACTGACAAAGATGATGACAGCACGTAGCTATAGCGAGACCTCTGAGGAAACAACTGGCTTTCAACTGATCAGCATGATTTTGAGCACTTTGTTCCAATATGCAACACTTCAACGTCATATCTTTcccaccacaaaaaaaaaaggatgagtAGAAAAGGAAAGTGGTACTTAAGAGGTAAAATGACCAGAGTCATCAAAATTCCAAGTTCCAATTGCAACGTTTATTACCTGTTGCCGGCCCACAAAGATGTTTACCAATTGCCAAATAAGGAACCCCTTGCAAAGACTCGACAGCATTCAAGTTCAAATCTTCAACTGCAAAAGTAAGTATTATGTGATAGGGAACTAGAATGCTTGAAATTTTAAgtggaaaaaaaatgcatacCTTAATTTTAGAGACTTGTAACAATAAATTTTTAGTGGAAAGTACACGACTTTCTATGTTCCATTAAACTAGGAAGAGaaatataaggaaaacaaatacaaAGCATAAACTTCTTGGAATCAGACATGTTTGTAATTGAGATATTGACAACACTCAtgggaaattaaaaaaaaaaaaaaaaaaaagagtctccTGGCGAGAGGAGCCACTATTGTCGTCACTCATCCTAAATGGAAAATTCGATATCATTTCAAAGAatagagaaattttttttaaaaaagaaaagattcacCAATCCATAAGCATTCCTAATTCCTCCATgccaaatataacaaaacatAAGTAGGGAGAAGGCAACTGATTTCAAAGTGAAGCAATATACTGATAGTTTCATCCTATACAGGCAAAGCTTGTTTCGTTTACAAAAGCAACTGATTGATGGCAACCGTTCAGAAACAATATGACAACTTATGCAGCAACAGGAGGGAAATCATTGGTCTTAGCAAAAATATACTCACACTATTGTCAACTCAGCATGAACCAGCAGTATAAGGAGACAAAGcaataaaagacaaaaaagacAAAGCAGCAAACAAGAGTTGTAAAAGGTTGATGTGGGAAAAGCAGAACAAATGGgagaaagttatatgaaatgtgagagagagagagggatgaaAAATTGAACAACAGCATTGCAAAGAACCTTACTATCGATCCTCAAGCGCTCCAACATCAGGTTCTCTATTTGTCTCAAACTTCGATCAGCCTAAAAGTAGCAAAGATCACTAAAAGTAGGTGAAATGAGCGTCAAACTAATAAGGAGGTGAAATGAGCTAGTGAAGCTTGAGAATAACATGAGCTGGGAAAAAAATCTAAATTACTGTTATTATTTTCTATAGGGGACGGACAGGTGATTGACCTTAAGCTTGTAGGACTTGCGCTCAACCAAAAGCACTTTTTTAATCCCGTAGCAGTCAGCAAGCAATTGGGTCAGGTAACCCCTCCCAGCTCCAAATTCCACGACAGCAGGAACATCAACATCGCTGCGGTCTAGAGTCGTCGCATCAATTACAGCATCCTCTACACCAGACTTGCGCAACAGTCCAAATTCTTCCAGGTTACCAAGGATGGAGGCCTGCTGCAAAACATGTTTCTCTTGGAAGGGTAACTTCCTACAATCGAAAAAAGAGCACTCCACCCAGCAGTAGGGTAAAGAAATAAGTACAAGGAGCAACTTTATTCGTTTATGCTAGTACTATTTATTCAtgtatttgtttaattttttcatttggGAGAGtcaaaaggggggggggggttgtacCGATCGATTTGTCTACGAGTAGACCAAACAGCACAAGCTTGAGGaatcttgaaagaatcttgaatgCGGGTATTATCGGAGAGGGATGCATGAATGCTCTTGATTTTGCGGATCAAGTCACAGAATTCAGGGACAGTCTTGTTGTAGACAGCTCGTCTCTTCATATGTGAAGCAGTAGCAGTATGATCTTCATCGATGCCTCCGCCGGCATTGATGCCCTTTTGGTAATAGGGTTGGAGGGAGAGAGACTGAGCTTGTTTGAGGGAAGGGCATCTGGTAAGGTGATTTTCAAGATTATGCTGGAGTACGGAGCTACGAGGGAGGGAGGAAGGAAGAGGGAGGAAAAAACAATAACAGAATCAGGAAAACACAACACAGGTAGAGTCGACGGATAAAATGAAAGTAATAAAAGTACTGAATGAGAAGCTAAAAGATAGTATTGGTTAAGAGTTTACTGAGAAGGGTCAAGGGGGCATTGAATCCATTGGTGATTGGACCTTTGCGTGTGGTTGCCGCAGAAACTGAATCAGAGCCACCAGAGATAATGGTCGTGTTACTTGCTAGTATTACTGATGAATGGAGTATCTATTAAGAGTAGACAAAAAGGCTTTGCAAGTaggagaagaaggaaaaaagaaaaagaaaatactgctaccaaagagagagagagagagagagagagagagagcttacGAGGAATTAGGGAGAGGAGCATTGGCACAGAGTCTATTCTTCTTTGGGAGCCGAAACTGGCAGCGCTCACTCTTCAaatccaccatcaatcatcaaagggCAAGGCTACCATCATGTTTGTGTTTTGGATACTACTATTTATGTTTGTCCGCTCCTCTTATTGCTTTTCAAATGCACCATTCTCCGGCGGCGGCGGTCCCGGGAGGGTTTGGTGTGTGTTGCAGCATCGTCTCTGCAGTTTTGGGACATGCATTGGGCCTCCTCTACGCGTTTGGGCCACTAATAACCAACTGCTGACACTTGGTATAGTAGTACAAGTGCACTTCTTCATCTGTGTATACTTTGTACATCCCACCCCACATCCGCCAAGTGGGTTGGGTGGGGTTTTAGTTTGCCGGCCCTGTAAGGAAAGGGTCCTGTCTGTCCTTAGAGTAGTACTGTAGTATCTTGTCTTCAAGTTGAAGGAGCTCTGGAGGGAGGGTTCCCAAAACGATTGAAATTCTAGGCTTCAAGTTCAACAGTGTAATTTTTTTCCACATGGTGCGCAATTCAAGTTTGTCATCTTGCTTTACGCTACTGTCAACAAATATTTGGGGTAACGCAAGACAGTTTCTTATTTCCCTTCATGTGTGCGTTCGAGGAATTAGCTGCGGCTCATCTCATGTACTTCATtcatagattttttttctttttaaataatCACGCGCACTTTTTTGCCCTATTCCCTTCCGTCCaatattttatttacttacCACCCATTTGGTTCAAGCTCCGAAATGGCAATAACCATAACCCCTCAATGACAATGGGTTTTCCAGGGATTCCCTCTGGTGTAAACACATGTTTGGTAGTGATTGTGTTGCTATAGGAATCaacttatttttaaatatttattttcctgCATCATCTTTGTGTCTCTACTGTTTGAAGAGAATCTCCCAACCTTTCTCTCAGTCTACACCAAGTCCTTCACGAATTGGTGATGATGGACTAATCTCAAGAAATTCCATGATCATAACTCAAATTTCTCATCCAATTTCATGCGATATGACAAATTAAACAAACCAAAACTTTCCGCTGATTTGAATATGGATTGGCAGCAAATTTGCCTTCCTCTGAAACTCATCATGGAGAGAGAGGAGATTTGCCTTTTTATGGATTGACAGCTGAGTTGTACAAGTTGCCTAAACAAATTTAAGTGCAAAAGCAGTAATGGAGAGAGAGGAGATTTGCCTATGAAACCCATCATGGCAGCAAATTTGCCTTCCTCTAATTCAAATATGGATTGGAAGAAGAGCAAGAGTAGTaatggagagagagaggagaggagagTGGAGTGTACATGGCGGAAGGAAAGGAGAGAGCAAAGACCGTAGGAGGCGAAAGGGAGAGAAGGATGAAGGTGAATTTGGTCCGGAATGGCGTTTGTCCACTTTTAGGTTTTCCATAGTGATAGATCCATACCTATAGGTACCAACCAAACATTATGTAAAGGACTTGACAACTTAAAAATCCGTTCCATAGTGGTGATTCCACCCAACCAAATGAGTGGTTATTTTTTTGAGTGCAACATTATGACAATTGATCCTGTACTGAAAGTAAGGAGAGGGGAATGGGCCTGTTTAACCTATTGAAAGGTTTGAAATAATCTATCTAATAAATTCTCCTGAGGATAAGGCATACTGCAGCCAAGGGGCGGGAAATTCTATTGAGAGGTTCCAAGTAACCTATCTAACAGATTCTCTTGAGGGCAAGGCCCCAAATGAATGGTGTCCGAAAACGAAGGGTGTCCAAATTTTTATGTCGGCAGTAGCTCTACGCTTTGCGGGAAACAGGTAAGAGAGGGCCGATGTAAATTGCATGGGTTTTGGGATGCCGGAAAGAGATGGCAGAAGAGTGTATCCTATCCTATCCTGCTATCAAACCTTCTCTCCATTCCCCCTTCTTAAAAACCTGGATCCGCTCTTTTTCCTGGCGCCACCCAGGACCTTTGTTGTTATAATGCCGGTTTAACTGATTGATTATGAAGTGCCCCCCAACCCCTAAGCAAGCttctaataattcaataatATTGCTGTTACGCAAGCAGGCTGCAAATTTAGTAGTAGTATTACTTATTAGTCGTAGTATATATAACTGAAACATGTTCTTCAACACAAACCGTTTGTTGCGTATGCTACCACCGGAGCTAATACTTTTTATCTTCAAACTTTCTGGTGGGACAGAAAATGCTCCACCATTTTCCTTTGGTTTTCCGCAGAGGACAAATAGAATCTGGTCAGACCCAACTCATTGACGTAGCCAGGAGGTCCGGCCGTTAatttttttgcttcttctcaGCTGAAATCCTGCCATGGAAGATTGATGTTAGTTTCACAACAGATGCTCGACCGAAGCCCAGGTCTTTTCAAAAGTATTCACACAAAGGATTTTTGGtcttaatataattaattcATCTCCTTGAATCTCCCCTGCTGCGTTGAAAGTAGCAGTGTAATAAATTCTCCTGCATTTCAGACGCCATTCATTTCCAGGAATGTACTTTTtttaattaagaaataaacaCCCAAAACAAACAAACCCACACACCTCAATGATATTTTGACTACTTCCTCGGAAACTAATACAACCTCAAGTATGTGTGGGGAAACATTCTTGAAAATATGGAATCTTTTCCTTTAGCTAGCAGCACGTATGATCCGTAGCAGGGAACGTGAACCAAAGCCAATGCAAGGTACCTGAAATTTAACAGACCCGATAAAACTTGACTTTAAGCCTGCCTTTTAAGAAAATGGCCAAATAAAAAATGCACAGTTGCTTTTACCAAATCGGTGCCCATGCATTCGACAGATCTAGGAAAGGATATGGCCACCTGTAAGATTGCTCTTACCATCAGACAACTCGGGAGCggtttcaagatatatatatatttttttttttatttaaggaAGAGAAGAGGGCCAAGCCAGAATTCTTTAGAAAGGGATTTTACCATGTAATGCAACATACATGAAGAGCCCACTGGAAAACAACATAAGAACTACTCCAAAGCACAAAGTATACGAAGCCAAACCACGAAAATGGCTGCAACAATTAAACAGCAAGCTCCATTCATTATGCCTAGGAAACAAAAACAGCTAAAAGAAATTCTCAGGAGTCTAGGACAGGTAAACGTCAGGGGCAAAACTGATACTTACAAGGCTGTTCAAAGTAGAATCAAGGATGAGAAAGACAGCATTTACAGAGTGCATGCATGCCATCAACTGCCAGAAACAACAGAGGAGGATTAGCGAAACACCGAAACCAAATAAACGTAACTGCAGATCAGAAATCAAATGTATGGGTTTTAGGGGCTAATTAAGATGTACAGCAAATTCAACTGAGCAATTTTAAGAAAGTGAACAACTTGTCTATAAGTTACTGCAGGTGCCAAGGCGATTAGGAAATGAAAAGAGGGGAAAAGGCATGAAACATCAGCAACTTCAATTcactagaggcaaaagcaactAGGCACAATCCCCTTTGCTCTTCAGAAACAAGTATATCATATTAGCTAGCTTCTGGTGTGTCATCGGGGGATTACCAGTGAAAAGGACACAATAACAACAGCAGCTTGCTGTCTTTCTGTTTCAAAAGGGCtaaatcaaatttcaaagaATTAACTGGTAAAGGAAAACCAATCTCACAATGCTGGATAGAAAAACACACATGAAAATGGCTCAAAAAAGTAGAGAATTACAAAGTGTTCAACACATTGCTACTCACCATGGTGAGTTGAAAATGTTCACCGGACATAAATGGGAGTAAAAGGCACCAAAAAACTATATCTGTCAGCATGACTGCACCTGCACAAGTCTGTGTAGAAGTTTCAATCAGATGCGGGTACTGCTTTAGTAGAACAAATTCATGGAACCGAATGGAAATTTTAAGCAAGACAGATTACTAGAAGACAGTGTAAGTTCCCATGGCATATATGCATCTTAGAAATGTAGTAGAAAATTaactctgaaattttgtaatttagtTTTCACAGAAGCTGCTGCATTAGAGTTGTGCAACGGTATAGGTCTATCATCAGCTGCCGGCAAATATGTCAATATCTTATGACATACAGGAACACTATTGAGAGCAAATCTGAGATCAAGAGCCCCTCTAAAATCCCCAAAATCTGCATGACTACAAATCCAGGAAGCAAGGATAGAACAATAAAATACGTTGGCCATCGTaattcaaaagtttgaaatactGGAGGGTGCAAACTTAGACCTGCTTCTTGTGGTAGCCGAAAATTCGTTccatttcatttcttctatatTATACAGTCATAGCCATGAAAAGCTCAAAGCAACATTGAAGGAAGATATCCAAATAAAAGGACATGACTTTTAAGCTTCCAGTAGGTTCCAGAGTCCTTCTTGCCCAAATGCTTCTACCACTCCAGATATATGTGATGGGACACAACTTCTAAAGCCAGGATAAACATTTGTTTTACTGTAAATGCATTAATCATTCATGTGTTTATGTAATTGTTCAGGATAACTCTGTTGCATCCGAACCATGCAAAAATCATAAATGAAGCATCTACTTTCCAAAACCGTTGCCTTTTCAACTCAGAACAGATACAAGAGTTCTCTTGATAAATGTTTCTAAGAAGcatttcttgtttgtttcatGCTGTAAGATGCCACCGATGCCaagatacatatatataatgaaGCTCTCCTTTCTGACATTGGAGACAGGGCTCAGCTCGCTCCTTAATCAGATGTTCTAGCCGAATCAGCTGGAAGAGTTGAGACGAAGactgaaagaaaaaaatatttgaagGATATAAAATTGGATATAACTCACGTAATATATGCATTGCATAAGAACTCCCCAGAAGCCAGGTTGTTGGTCAATGGGCACTTGGGCGTGACACTTGATGAAACCTCCATCATCTTGATTCATGATGGAAGTTGATGAGACGTATTCATCATTTTTAGATTCTTCCTCCAAGTTCTTCTTAAGAAGCTTGTCCTTATCTCCACTCTGAGCAAAGGGTGTCTTTGAGTGGATCCAGCATCCGTGGGCAGAGATTATGGTGGCCAGCTAGTAGTAACATAAAGAAAGCATTTGGGTGTGCGGGTGAAAATACGCATCAAACAAGGGAGAAATGCAGACAGTGTAACCAAAATTATCCGTATTACTTAGACTAGCTCGTAGTCGTATCTCcgaaaaccagaaattaaaaaagGAGGCAGGGGCGATGTAAATACCGCAAAGTAGACAGCAACCAATGCAAAAGTCCACCTGCAgaagcaaataaaataaaatataatataataaaaaatggaggACAAATATCAGGTCTGAGACTTGTTGGGTTCGGTTCCAACGTCCAACTTCCAAGCGGTAGAAGTTGAAATGCTGTGCCGTCTGATGGTGGTTGGTAGTCGTTGAATATGGAAATACCgttaaaaaatcagaaaaatacttgtttgacacattttttttttaatctctagTCCTGGTCCTCCAGGAGAagagcttatttgaattaacaCTGAGTGCTATGCAAAGCCAAGAATAAATGATTCTTAATTAGAGTTGAATCACTAATAGTGTAAACGGAAGGGGAATAATGTCATAACAACCAACATACgtaaggaaggaaggaaggaaggaatgAAGTGAAAAAGGAGTACTCCCAGCAAGTGAGATGGGTTGGAGTGTGGGGGGTTGGGTTGGGGGTGTGGAACAGTAGCCTAGTAAGGTAGGTAAAGAAGTAGTATACGTACTGGGtgtagaagaagaagatgaaaaatCCAAAGGCTCGGACGATCTGATAGAGGAAGAAAGTCATGGTAAGGAAGGCCAAGGCTCGATAGTAAAGAAGCCAAGTGGGATGGAGGGTTGTCCAGCAGGGGAGCCAGAGTTGACGATAAGTGGAGGCGCGGTGTCCCCGTTGTTGTTgtgatggtggtggtggtgttCTTGTAGTTGATCTTGATTTGATGATGAGAATCATAGAGAGGAGGGCGGGGAGAAGGAAGATGAGTGCACAGACGAAGACTTGCCATCGGAGCCAGTAGTGATAGTAGTCGTCTGGGACTTGTTCTGCAGCAGCATCCTTCCCCATTATATTTCCgacccctctctctctccctccctcctATCTCAGGCCTTGGCCGGGGGATGATGATTGTCCTTGTCGAGGAGGCGGTAATTGTGATGATTGAGCAGTTGACTACTCATGGGGCGCGGAAGGCCTTGCTCCTTTTGTTCCGGGAGGAATAGCCTCCCTTCACACTGCGGCAGCGGGTGGTTGGAGGttcaattcagcacttaatattgattttaacatatttaaatcatttgataataaaaaattaaacatttaaattaattaaatgacactaaaTTACTCAAACAAAACTTATTCTCAAAATTGAATTCATATAGTTAATACCATTTTCTGAATTTAAGTTATGAAATTTGACTTGATAAATGTGAAACTCATATTTTGTTCACAAAATATTCGGGCGGTAATTTGGTTGGGTTTAGTCTAAACttatttattacttttttaattttttttaatataattactataaccaTTAAGTTTCAATGCTAATTTGCTATAACCATTCATAGAATCACAATATTAAAACTGTACACGAACCAATAACAGTTTATTAAAATATATAcaaactaataattttttaataataatatatcCAATTAGTTTAAAAGtacatgaaaaatagtaataaaatatATGATTAATtcttcctacactgacagtgtttACACTATCACCGTTGGATTCATGATATTTGTGCAAAAGTTAAAATatacattttaatttttgtacaCATATCATGAATCCAACAGTGACAGTGTATAAACtttcagtgtatataagatttactctaaaaTATAATCAACAATAAATACATCTTCAAATGCCCTCAATTTGCTCCTACTAAGAATTGTATTCGAATCTTTTGACATAAGTATGTATATTTAATGGCCTTAGCTGGATTGTGATTTTCCAtagaaaatttttatgtttttcgtaaacaaatttttcaatcatctttttacctcacatacatcaaatcgttacagtatatttttttcacaaaactcataaaattaataaatatattttgacaTATAACTCATGAGTacaaaatattagtattatatatttagatatataattatatatatgtatcaaaatatgaatatattatatataattatatatatagatgTAAATTAAAAGGTTGGGTGTATATCAGGTTTAAACCCACTACGATCCAAACTCGACTAATATTTAACTTAGATCTAATATTTAGATCCAAACTCAATCTAACTCAAAGTAAGGTTAAGTTTATCTTGGGTTAACCCGACCCATTAATAATACATAGCCCGACCCGACCTACCCCTTCTCCTCCACACCcaacaaaaaaattgaataaatgaaaaaaattaaaaatgctGGTACTGCTTACCCTTTCATAACTCACAGTTTTTTGTATGAGTGTTTCGATAAATGGACTCTGCGAAGacacttcaaaagccggcaacttttgaagtgcTCCGCAGCACTTAACTACTAAACCCCCCAAACCCCCCCAAGCGATGTGGGAACTTAACCCCACAGGGTGCCCCGCTGCTAAGAGATAAAGACCCCCCAGACTCCCCGAGACAGGGTGCCCCGCTGGTACTGCTTACAGGAGGACTGAAGTGCGTCGTGGAAGTACCACGTGTTGAGAAAGGATAGGCGGGAGGAGGGCGCAGCAATTAGGGTTGGGCCTGGGCCAGCAGCGGCCACTCGTCGGCGAATCCCCATCCATCCATCAGTTTCCAGCAGCAGAGCCGGTATCCAACTCCAGGATTTCAGATTTCAGCGCCGCAGTTCACAGTTGGCCAACCGCCcagcaccaccaccaccccccttccccaaaaaaaaagatcaacAGAAATGTCTGCGACTGCTGCTGTGTCCCTCTCCTTCTTAATCAGAACCCCCGTCTCGTCCTACCCCCTCCCTTGCTCGTCTAATTCAATTGCcattccaccaccaccaccatcatCATCTTTGACCAACTCACTACCG
This window contains:
- the LOC113719186 gene encoding uncharacterized protein isoform X3, whose protein sequence is MGKDAAAEQVPDDYYHYWLRWWTFALVAVYFALATIISAHGCWIHSKTPFAQSGDKDKLLKKNLEEESKNDEYVSSTSIMNQDDGGFIKCHAQVPIDQQPGFWGVLMQCIYYTCAGAVMLTDIVFWCLLLPFMSGEHFQLTMLMACMHSVNAVFLILDSTLNSLPFSWFGFVYFVLWSSSYVVFQWALHVCCITWWPYPFLDLSNAWAPIWYLALALVHVPCYGSYVLLAKGKDSIFSRMFPHTYLRISAEKKQKN
- the LOC113719174 gene encoding uncharacterized protein isoform X2, whose protein sequence is MKRRAVYNKTVPEFCDLIRKIKSIHASLSDNTRIQDSFKIPQACAVWSTRRQIDRKLPFQEKHVLQQASILGNLEEFGLLRKSGVEDAVIDATTLDRSDVDVPAVVEFGAGRGYLTQLLADCYGIKKVLLVERKSYKLKADRSLRQIENLMLERLRIDIEDLNLNAVESLQGVPYLAIGKHLCGPATDMTLKCCILEQSAQNHADQLKASCFLRGLAIATCCHHLCQWKHYINKNYILNLGLTKEDFHAMTWLTSWAVDADHGSDIFVVDSSPNLCLNEKEEIGAELSQSGVGDVVRNMSAVERAVVGFMCKDIIDAGRLMWLKERGLHSQVVKYVPPGISPENHLLIARQSNGLYDDSVAVK
- the LOC113719186 gene encoding uncharacterized protein isoform X4 codes for the protein MGKDAAAEQVPDDYYHYWLRWWTFALVAVYFALATIISAHGCWIHSKTPFAQSGDKDKLLKKNLEEESKNDEYVSSTSIMNQDDGGFIKCHAQVPIDQQPGFWGVLMQCIYYTCAGAVMLTDIVFWCLLLPFMSGEHFQLTMLMACMHSVNAVFLILDSTLNSLPFSWFGFVYFVLWSSSYVVFQWALHVCCITWWPYPFLDLSNAWAPIWYLALALVHVPCYGSYVLLAKGKDSIFSRMFPHTYLRLY
- the LOC113719186 gene encoding uncharacterized protein isoform X2, with translation MGKDAAAEQVPDDYYHYWLRWQVFVCALIFLLPALLSMILIIKSRSTTRTPPPPSQQQRGHRASTYRQLWLPCWTTLHPTWLLYYRALAFLTMTFFLYQIVRAFGFFIFFFYTQWTFALVAVYFALATIISAHGCWIHSKTPFAQSGDKDKLLKKNLEEESKNDEYVSSTSIMNQDDGGFIKCHAQVPIDQQPGFWGVLMQCIYYTCAGAVMLTDIVFWCLLLPFMSGEHFQLTMLMACMHSVNAVFLILDSTLNSLPFSWFGFVYFVLWSSSYVVFQWALHVCCITWWPYPFLDLSNAWAPIWYLALALVHVPCYGSYVLLAKGKDSIFSRMFPHTYLRLY
- the LOC113719174 gene encoding uncharacterized protein isoform X1, translated to MVDLKSERCQFRLPKKNRLCANAPLPNSSFCGNHTQRSNHQWIQCPLDPSHSVLQHNLENHLTRCPSLKQAQSLSLQPYYQKGINAGGGIDEDHTATASHMKRRAVYNKTVPEFCDLIRKIKSIHASLSDNTRIQDSFKIPQACAVWSTRRQIDRKLPFQEKHVLQQASILGNLEEFGLLRKSGVEDAVIDATTLDRSDVDVPAVVEFGAGRGYLTQLLADCYGIKKVLLVERKSYKLKADRSLRQIENLMLERLRIDIEDLNLNAVESLQGVPYLAIGKHLCGPATDMTLKCCILEQSAQNHADQLKASCFLRGLAIATCCHHLCQWKHYINKNYILNLGLTKEDFHAMTWLTSWAVDADHGSDIFVVDSSPNLCLNEKEEIGAELSQSGVGDVVRNMSAVERAVVGFMCKDIIDAGRLMWLKERGLHSQVVKYVPPGISPENHLLIARQSNGLYDDSVAVK
- the LOC113719186 gene encoding uncharacterized protein isoform X1; translation: MGKDAAAEQVPDDYYHYWLRWQVFVCALIFLLPALLSMILIIKSRSTTRTPPPPSQQQRGHRASTYRQLWLPCWTTLHPTWLLYYRALAFLTMTFFLYQIVRAFGFFIFFFYTQWTFALVAVYFALATIISAHGCWIHSKTPFAQSGDKDKLLKKNLEEESKNDEYVSSTSIMNQDDGGFIKCHAQVPIDQQPGFWGVLMQCIYYTCAGAVMLTDIVFWCLLLPFMSGEHFQLTMLMACMHSVNAVFLILDSTLNSLPFSWFGFVYFVLWSSSYVVFQWALHVCCITWWPYPFLDLSNAWAPIWYLALALVHVPCYGSYVLLAKGKDSIFSRMFPHTYLRISAEKKQKN